The genomic DNA TGACGCAGCGCACCTCACGGACCTACGATCAGCCGGCCCGACCACACGCAACCGTGAGGAGCACCATGAAAGGCGTCGTCTACCGCAATCCGGAGACGCCCATCGAGATCGCCGACATCCGGCTGGATCCGCCCAAGGCGGGCGAGGTGCGCGTCAAGATCGCCGCGGCCGGCGTCTGCCATTCCGACCTGCACGTCAAGCGCGGGGAATGGGACGCGCCGGCACCGCTGGTGATGGGCCACGAAGGGTCAGGCGTTGTCGTCGAACTCGGCGAGGGCGTGACCTCGCTGGCAGTGGGCGATCACGTGGTGCTCAGCTGGGTCCCGCCGTGCGGCGAATGCCGCTACTGCCGATCCGGGCACGAAGCCCGCTGCCAGAAGGTTGCGACGCTGGTGGCCCCGCACGGCGTCCTGTTCGACGGCACGTCACGGCTGTCCCGCGACGGCGAAGCACTGCACCACTACCTGGGCGTGTCCTCCTTCGCCGAAGAAGTCGTGGTGCCCGCGTCCGGTGCCGTGAAGGTGCGCGACGACGCCCCCCTGGACGTGGTGGCCGTGGTGGGCTGCGCGGTGGCCACCGGAGTGGGCGCGGTGACCAACACCGCCGCCGTGGTCCCCGGCTCAACGGTCGCCGTGATCGGTTGCGGCGGTGTGGGACTCAACGTCATCCAGGGCGCACGACTCGCCGGCGCCGAACGCATCATCGCCATCGACGTCCTGCCCGGCAAAACCCAACTGGCCGTCCAGTTCGGTGCGACCGACCGCATCGACGCCCCCAAAGGCGACGTCGTGGACCAGCTGTTCGAACTGATCCCCGACGGCGTGGACTACGCCTTCGACGCGATCGGCCGGACCTCCACCACCGAACAGGCCATCAGGATGCTGGGCCTCGGCGGGGCCGCGGTGATCGTCGGCCTGCCGCCCACCGGCGCCCGGGCATCTTTCGAACCGCTGGTCCTGGCCGAGGCCGACCAGCGGATCCTCGGCTCGAACTACGGCTCGGTGCGGCCGTCCATCGACATTCCCGCGCTGGTCGACCGTTACATGGACGGCCAGCTCAAACTCGACCCGCTGATCTCGGCGCGTCGCCCCCTGGCCGAAACCGCCGAAGCCTTCCAGGAACTCGAGTCCGGCGAGGCCCTGCGCACCCTGCTCATCCCCTGACCCTTCCCACGAGTGACGGAGACCCACCATGTCCTCCCCCAGCAGCGACACCACCGCCCCGGTTGACGCCGGCCTGCGTCGCGGCGTGATGAGCGGGCCCGAACTGGCCGCCCAGGCGATCGCGAACATCGCCCCGAGCGCAGTCATCGCGTTCACCGCGGCGGCGATCTACCTCGGCGCCAGCAACGGCACGGTGCTGTCGTTCATCCTGGCCACGCTGGTGATCCTGTCCGTGGGGTACTGCGTGACGGTCTTCGCCCGGCGCCACGCCTCGGCAGGCTCGCTGTACACCTACGTCGCCAAAGGCATCGGCCCCTTCGGCGCCTACCTCGCCGGGATCGCGCTGCTGGTCGGGTGCTGGGGTATCGCGGCGGGCTCACTCGGCGGCGCGGTGTCTTACCTGAACCAGTTCCTCAACCTGCTGGGGCTGCCGGCCGACGGCCTCGGGTGGCAGATCGCCCTGGCGATCGTCCTCGGCGGGCTGGCGACACTGTTCACCATCCGCGGTATCCGGCTCTCGGCCCGGGTGTCGCTGGTACTCGAGCTCGTCTCGGTGGCGATCATCCTGATCCTGCTGGTGCTGGCCCTGGTCTGGGCCGGGCCCGCGGCGTGGGACCCCGACCAGTTCAGCTTCGACGGAATCCCGCTGCAGGGTGTCGCGGCCGGCATGGTGCTGGGCATCCTCGGCTTCGTCGGGTTCTCCTCGGCCGACGCGCTGGGCCGCGAAGCCAGGAACCCGTACACCGCGATCCCCCGCGCCATCATGTGGAGCGCGGTCACCGTGGGCGTCCTGTATGTCTTTGCTGCCTACACCCAGATCGCGGTGCTGGGTGAGGGGCTGGCCGAGAGCGCCAGCCCGCTGGAGGACATCGCCACCCAGATCGGCATGCCGACCTGGTTCGCCCCCATCCTGACCTTCGGCGTCGGCGCGTCGTTCTTCGCCGTCGTCGTCGCACCGCTGAACGTCGTGGGCCGGATCATCTACGTCATGGGCAAAGAGGGCATGGTCGCCGAGCGGTTCGGCCGCACCCACGACTCCCACCTGACCCCGCACCGGGTACTGCTGCTGGCCGGGCCCGCCGCGATCGTGCTCAACGTCATCCTGCTGCTGATGGGCGTCGATCCGATGAACATCGTGGTGTGGGTCGACACCTACGGCACCTACGGCTACATGGTGGCCTACGCGCTGGTCGCGATCGCCTGCGTGGTGTACACCCGCCGGGAGAACATCCCCAACACCCTGGTCTGGGGGTGCGCGACGGTGGCGGTGGTGGCCATGGCGTATGTCTTCTTCGCCAATGTCTGGCCGGTGCCGGCGTTCCCCCTCAACGTCATTCCGTACCTGTTCGTGGTCACCATGATCGCCGCCGTGGCGTGGTACCGGTACAAGGCGGCGACGCGCCCGGACGTCATCGCCCGGATCGGCACCACCGAGACCAACGCGATGGAGGGCGTCGGCTGATCGTCCGCGCCGAGCCCCGCCGCCTAGGCTGGTGGCCGTGAAGCTACAGACGTTCGCCTGGGCCGCGGCTGCCGTCGCGGCGGTCGGGCTCGCCGGCTGCGGGTCCGACAGCGCCCCCGAAGAAACCTCGGCTGCGAGCACGTCGGCGTCGGCCGCAGCGCCCACCAGCACTTCCGCGGCGCCGCAGCAGCCCAGCGCGCCGGCAGCGGCGCCGGGGGCGTCGATGACCCTGAGCGGTTACCTGTCAACCGTCGGGATCACCGAGACCCCCGC from Mycolicibacterium tokaiense includes the following:
- a CDS encoding APC family permease produces the protein MSSPSSDTTAPVDAGLRRGVMSGPELAAQAIANIAPSAVIAFTAAAIYLGASNGTVLSFILATLVILSVGYCVTVFARRHASAGSLYTYVAKGIGPFGAYLAGIALLVGCWGIAAGSLGGAVSYLNQFLNLLGLPADGLGWQIALAIVLGGLATLFTIRGIRLSARVSLVLELVSVAIILILLVLALVWAGPAAWDPDQFSFDGIPLQGVAAGMVLGILGFVGFSSADALGREARNPYTAIPRAIMWSAVTVGVLYVFAAYTQIAVLGEGLAESASPLEDIATQIGMPTWFAPILTFGVGASFFAVVVAPLNVVGRIIYVMGKEGMVAERFGRTHDSHLTPHRVLLLAGPAAIVLNVILLLMGVDPMNIVVWVDTYGTYGYMVAYALVAIACVVYTRRENIPNTLVWGCATVAVVAMAYVFFANVWPVPAFPLNVIPYLFVVTMIAAVAWYRYKAATRPDVIARIGTTETNAMEGVG
- a CDS encoding alcohol dehydrogenase catalytic domain-containing protein produces the protein MKGVVYRNPETPIEIADIRLDPPKAGEVRVKIAAAGVCHSDLHVKRGEWDAPAPLVMGHEGSGVVVELGEGVTSLAVGDHVVLSWVPPCGECRYCRSGHEARCQKVATLVAPHGVLFDGTSRLSRDGEALHHYLGVSSFAEEVVVPASGAVKVRDDAPLDVVAVVGCAVATGVGAVTNTAAVVPGSTVAVIGCGGVGLNVIQGARLAGAERIIAIDVLPGKTQLAVQFGATDRIDAPKGDVVDQLFELIPDGVDYAFDAIGRTSTTEQAIRMLGLGGAAVIVGLPPTGARASFEPLVLAEADQRILGSNYGSVRPSIDIPALVDRYMDGQLKLDPLISARRPLAETAEAFQELESGEALRTLLIP